In the Quercus lobata isolate SW786 chromosome 5, ValleyOak3.0 Primary Assembly, whole genome shotgun sequence genome, one interval contains:
- the LOC115990058 gene encoding beta-fructofuranosidase, soluble isoenzyme I-like, whose amino-acid sequence MGWYHLFYQYNPDSAVWGNITWGHAVSRDLIHWLYLPIAMVPDHWYDANGVWTGSATILPDCKIVMLYTGDIVDAVQVQNLAYPANLSDPLLLDWVKYPDNPVLIPPIGIAIDEYRDPTTAWLGPDGKWRVTIGSKVNRTGISLCNDSFQ is encoded by the coding sequence ATGGGATGGTATCATCTATTTTACCAATACAATCCAGATTCAGCAGTGTGGGGCAACATCACATGGGGTCATGCCGTATCAAGGGACCTGATCCATTGGCTCTATCTCCCAATCGCAATGGTCCCTGATCATTGGTATGATGCCAATGGTGTGTGGACCGGGTCCGCTACGATATTGCCAGATTGCAAAATCGTAATGCTCTACACAGGTGATATTGTTGATGCTGTGCAGGTGCAAAATCTTGCCTACCCTGCCAACCTATCTGATCCCCTCCTCTTGGATTGGGTCAAATACCCGGATAACCCGGTCTTGATCCCCCCAATTGGAATTGCAATAGATGAGTATCGGGACCCGACCACTGCATGGCTTGGACCCGATGGAAAGTGGCGGGTCACAATCGGGTCTAAGGTCAATAGAACGGGTATTTCActttgtaatgatagtttccaatGA